In Silene latifolia isolate original U9 population chromosome 3, ASM4854445v1, whole genome shotgun sequence, a single window of DNA contains:
- the LOC141648643 gene encoding uncharacterized protein LOC141648643, giving the protein MVHGPCGRAKPTAPCTDKGECTKHYPKNYNCQSTLDEEGFPIYQRRNNGRKIIKNGVQFDNRDIVPHNVGLIVRYQAHINVEWCNKSRSIKYLFKYINKGPDRGTFLIEQTRDEIKEYLNCRYVSVCEAVWRIFQFDINYRCPSVQRLSFHLPGKQPVTYRDHQQVETVLSRDDIERTMFTEWLKANEEYEDEGAKELTYTEFPEKFVWHVDAKEWRPRKKVKSIGRVVYAHPTSGEHVFLRMLLNIVRGPTSYEEIRHYNGITYPTFKAACYTRRLLDGDKEWHDAIQEASRWATAAQLRQLFVTMLLFCEVSDPLELWNGNWKHLSDDVLHRQRTILRYPELCMSYDQLKNYALFEIEKLLLKSRRSLKDFPPMPLPDRTLLQSINNTLIRDELRINREEVLHEHNRLHAGLNTEQKIIYEKVIAATSTDRGGLFFIYGHRGTGKTYLYKTIISKLRSQGELVLAVASSGIAALLLPLGRTAHSRLDIPMKLTDTSTCNIAQGTPLAELLKKTKLIVWDEAPMTHRYEN; this is encoded by the coding sequence ATGGTTCACGGTCCTTGCGGCAGAGCAAAGCCAACAGCACCATGCACGGATAAAGGAGAATGCACAAAACACTACCCTAAAAATTACAATTGTCAAAGCACATTGGATGAAGAGGGTTTTCCAATTTACCAAAGGCGTAACAATGGAAGAAAGATTATAAAGAACGGAGTGCAGTTTGACAACAGAGATATAGTTCCTCACAACGTTGGGTTGATTGTCAGATATCAAGCTCACATAAACGTCGAATGGTGCAATAAATCAAGATCAATCAAATACCTATTTAAATATATAAATAAAGGTCCAGACAGAGGAACTTTCCTTATTGAACAAACCAGAGATGAAATTAAAGAGTACTTGAATTGTCGTTACGTTTCAGTGTGTGAGGCCGTGTGGAGGATATTTCAATTTGATATAAACTATCGTTGCCCATCAGTTCAACGACTAAGTTTCCATCTCCCGGGTAAACAGCCGGTTACCTATAGAGACCACCAGCAGGTAGAAACGGTACTCTCTAGAGATGACATAGAGAGAACGATGTTCACTGAATGGCTTAAAGCAAATGAGGAATATGAGGATGAGGGTGCTAAAGAGTTGACATACACAGAATTTCCAGAGAAGTTTGTGTGGCACGTTGACGCAAAGGAGTGGAGGCCAAGAAAAAAGGTTAAGTCCATTGGTAGAGTAGTATACGCACACCCTACTTCAGGAGAACACGTTTTTTTGCGTATGCTATTAAACATAGTGAGAGGACCTACATCCTATGAAGAAATAAGACACTACAATGGCATCACTTATCCAACGTTCAAGGCAGCATGTTACACAAGACGGTTATTAGATGGAGATAAGGAGTGGCATGACGCGATACAGGAGGCCTCGCGGTGGGCTACTGCAGCACAGTTACGCCAACTTTTTGTAACTATGTTGCTTTTCTGCGAGGTTAGTGATCCATTAGAGTTGTGGAACGGTAACTGGAAACACCTATCCGATGatgtcttacatagacaaagaaCAATACTTAGGTACCCAGAACTCTGTATGTCATATGACCAATTAAAGAACTATGCCTTATTCGAAATTGAAAAGTTACTATTAAAAAGTAGGAGGTCACTGAAGGATTTTCCGCCCATGCCTTTACCGGACAGGACGCTGCTCCAGAGCATCAACAACACGTTGATAAGGGATGAACTTCGAATAAATAGAGAGGAAGTTCTCCATGAACATAATCGACTTCATGCAGGCTTAAACACAGAACAGAAAATCATATACGAGAAGGTGATAGCAGCCACATCTACCGATAGGGGTGGGCTATTTTTCATCTACGGTCACAGAGGCACGGGGAAGACATATCTTTATAAGACAATAATATCCAAGTTACGTTCACAAGGTGAATTAGTTCTCGCAGTAGCATCATCAGGGATAGCGGCTTTGCTCCTACCGTTGGGAAGAACCGCACACTCGCGGTTAGACATTCCTATGAAATTGACGGACACGTCAACATGCAACATAGCACAAGGTACACCTCTAGCAGAGTTATTGAAAAAGACAAAACTCATAGTATGGGACGAGGCTCCAATGACCCACCGGTATGAGAACTAA